The following is a genomic window from Oncorhynchus masou masou isolate Uvic2021 chromosome 6, UVic_Omas_1.1, whole genome shotgun sequence.
AATTAAAGCTGTACTAAGGGCAAAATATTTGTAAGATGTTCTTAATGTTATGTACACAGTGTATAATCTAATATAGTAATGAAGTtggaataaaaataaaacaaagcaAATTAATTTGTAAAATGTTGGATATTATTTACATTTCTACAGCATTATAGTCACAAGAGGATGGCCTGAGCGCTCTCTATTTCACTGCCTAGACGTTATCTGAGAAGCCAAACTACCAGATCACATGGACCTAAAACCAAGACAGCTAAAGAAATGAGAATACACATGCATTTTCACTGTTTTGATAAGAAAAACAGATGCACAAGTTGATTCGGAATTAGAAAAAAACCGTTTTAGTTCAGATAAAGtacttcccactgggcaaaaactggttgaatcaatgttgtttataTGTCATTTCAACCCTCCAAAAATGTGCTGAAGATGAACCAACTTGGAAAAATTATTAGATCTCCAAACAGTTATCAACATAAGGGCATATCATATTTTCTTTACCTAACTTTTAATCTAAATATAATGACATGGTGAATAATTTGTTTaaatttcatgttgaattcatgttaattgaatgtaaatcaaaactagacgaaCTGCCGTCTATGCCCAGTGGGTTACTACAGTATGTCTAAAACATATAGTCCTTACTCCTTGCTACGTGGTGTCAGCATTGCATGGATTTGGGGAAAATGAAGTAGGTAACAGTAAAGGGCACTTTAGATACGATGTGGTGCACAGGGCCAATGGATGGATTGTGGTGCTTTTCACTCACAGAGGAAAGCAAAACAACTCAGTCCTTGCCTTTTGACTTTGATTCATAAGCCCGGTATTAGTCCCTTTAATTAATGTCCTGGTCCTTTCCATCTTTAGAAAGGTGTATTTTCTACAGACAGGAGAAAAAGTATAACACTTCAAAATAATGTTTTGCACTGAAAGATCAATCACTTCTGTTAAATGGCGCTATTTTCTGAGAGGTCACACGAGTCACCCATGCTTATCCCTCCAATGTAGCCCTCACTGCCCCCACCCCACTTCCTGTCCTTCTCTGAgcccaccccttccctctcccccagccaTTTCAGCTCGAGCTGTCCCTGCACAGCTACTGTCAACTGGGTAACCCACTGAGATGAGTCAGTATAATAATCCTTCAATGTTAATATATTAAAAGTATTTTCTTAAAATTTACATTTTGTATTTAGGATGTAACTAAAGATAGATTTAGAGGCAAATGTTTTGTAAGGCTGTATGTTATGAATGATAATAGATGGGATATAAAAACATTTCTGTTAAATTTCCATTCATAAGGTATATTCTACTCAAAAGATAAGTAATTTCTTAAGAGAACATACATATAGTGGACactggagatatactgtacattacCTTGCATTTGAAATACATGCACCTGAACTATAAAACCCATTCCCCATAAAACAATAACTCTTAAAATAGCTTGTTGCCTCAACTTTCAGCTCATCTATGACTGTCTGATGAAACATTCAAAGTGATTTCACTCTATGTAAAAATGCACAATGCATCTCCAACAGAATGTACACCTGTTAGCTATGACCCCTGTCGAGGATACATTTTATGGATTTGTGAACTGAGTCAAAATGAGTAGAACGATAATAAGTCTTGTAACCTACCCATATGAGATTATGATATGTCCAGTCCAATTCAAAGAGACCAGGATTTTATGATTTGTCCTTTCTGGATATCCCAGGTGTTGTTTTAGTGAGGAGACATCAGTTAAGCAGATCCAGACGTGAACAGGTCCACATAGACCAGTTACACTGGGTATTTCCACTGGATGAGCAGGACAAGATCCACACTGCTGAGGATAGTTAGCCAGTGGGTTTTCCTGGAGGTTTTGAAGTCTCTGGTATAGGTGTAGAGGGAATCTCACTGGTCCAGACCAGGCTGTGATCACAGAGGGACACTAGTGTGAGAGCAGGTAAGTAGAGGGTGATCACTTCACTTCACTCAGGATGGTGTCTAAGTCCCTGATAGATGTGAGGATGCgctttccatccctcctcctcctctctatcactGTGTAAGGCAGTGACTGTCACACATTGTGCACTGTGTGATtccctcccctacctccctcccagacagacacacactccacTGTCCCCTAAAGAGAGCTTTTCCCTGGGTCCTAGAGCACACCAATTCAAAAGACTGACATCAGCTCTGCGTTAACATGTAAATGCCAGTTGCAGTTAACATGTTGGCTTTTTCCAACAATGTATGTCTGTATTATTTCGatgcaaatacattttttttaacaacCAAATAGCACATTACTCAGTGAGGGTTATAAAAACACGAGGTATAATCGTTGTGACTCCTGAACTTTCCTATATTGGATTTAGTGATTGACCCAGCTGTGGTGATATGAGAACATTTCCACCAATCTCTGGATGACACTGTTGAAAATATAGGTTTATGGAAGAAACTAATGGTAAGCAACATTGTGTTGGTGTTGCGGTTAATCGAAATGTGTTGTCTGAAGAATGTGGTCAACACATCCAACTGTGCATCTACAGCATGTTGCAAACATGTTGGGCAACAACCACTAAATAGTGGCAACCCACAGAATTAACATCAAAAGTGCTGAAAAAAATAACTTAAGAGTGATTGGTCAAAACACTGGGGTCTGGGCTGAGTTACATAAATAGGTGAAAGCATATGCAGTctcctcagagagagaggtctgagcCAGCTGGAGGGTTATTTGTTTATTGAGCCTTCAAGTAAATAGATCAGGTGCAAAAAGGCTCAGAGAGGTGGTCTGAGACTGAGTGTTCACTAGTGACACCTCCTGGTTACAAGGCAGAAGGACATTCTCTCAACAGGCTGCTGTGTGCAATAAACAGCCCCATAGTCTTATAGCGTCTCAGAGTTTGAGTGCTGATCCAGAATCAGATCATCCTCCAATTATTCATTACGatttaaaaggcaaaactgatcctagatcacgaCTCCTACTCGAGACGCTTTGTGAATCTGGACCCAGGCCCAGGAAAATGTATAAACTGAGACAAGAGCATTGATCATCACCACAGGAACTTTCAGAGCCTTGCTAGGTAACACATGAATATTATTAACATACAGAGTGCACTGGGATTATAGATTTTCAAAGCTACACAAATCTCCTTCATAGACACACACTACATGCAAATCAAACTTCTATAAACATACAGATCAACTCTACAGTTATTCTTTCAATCATGCATGTTATTTCATGCCAATACAGCATATAGGCCTATCTAGTATATTGAATTATGTTGCATGCACTAACATTCAAACAGTTACTGAAGAGAGATGTTTTCACAAAGTAGGTAAGTGAAAATAAAGCTTTATACAAGTATATTCAGAGTAGGAAATACTCACAGCTAAATGAAAACATATAGTGCAGAATAAAGATACAGGTAGATATTGTATTGCATATTAGTAAAGGTACAGTATTCACACTACATCCAGTAAAGGTAAAGAGAATAGTGCTCCCATAACAGAAATGAGTGGCCAAATAGTACAATAACATTGAAAATCCACAATACTATGGTCTGCTCAAAGTAAATATTGTAGACTAATGGAATTACAATAAGGATTACAATTTTAAGTGAGAGTGCAGTATTTATACTCCGTTTAAGAGTAGAATCACAAATGACTTGCAACTAAAACTGACAATGGAAGACTTCAAAGCCTGTTGTGTAAAGCATAAGGCACAGAGAAGTATATCTGATACATTAGACAACTTTGGTTGAATATGGTACTCAGTGACAGTGAGGTCTAACAACAACCACCTTCATTTGAACAATACTCTTGATACTCTACCAATTAGACAGAGTAGGAGACATCTCTCTCCTAGAGTGCATaggtgcctctcctctccccggtTAAAACTTGAGCTCCAGCAGGTAGCGGATGCGACACTGGTTCTCCTTGTAGACCAAATACTCGCTGTTGGAAAAGTAGCTGTCCTTGTACTGGGGCTGCTTAATGGGCTTACCCTGAGGCACAGCCACCTGCTTACCATCCAGAGTCAGGAAGATGTCCTTAGAGGGGTCTGAAACAACACAGTGTTCACTACACAACCATACAGCTGAAACACGCAAGTGTTTACTATACAAACACTGTACTGATATACACAACAAAAGTGTTCACTAGACTTATGCAGTCTTCTGGATATCTGCTAATCATCTACCAGATGTTTAGACATACAGTAACCACTTCAGTAGTGTATATGGAGAAAGACACTTGCAACTACAACTGTTTCGGTTACACAGAATCTTGGTTTCCCATCCTATTCAACTACGTCCCTCCGGCTTTTTATTCACGTTACCTGATGAAAATGCTGTACaatatgtgacccgattcaggaaactaggcatatgtcgcaagtcacgacttcacaggagagactTTAGAACGTAAAAAATACTTGATCAAAACGCGTTTTATGGCAGAAATGTCTTCAAGAACATGAACTTTCAAGTGCCTTAATAACACACTTTTATGCCATCTGTAAACACAAATAAAGTTGTTAAATTAATAGCCTAGTAGGTTTAGCCAAAGAAAAAGCCAAGAACATTTCCACTAACCATgactggctgagataatgagtgggccggacatgccgagagatgagtttcagATTCTGTGGTGTAGCATCTCGTGTCTATAAAATGAACTGCTCGTCATGCATAGATAATCCTTTCTACTGCAGTTTGTTCGAAAGATATAACTTTagccatggagaactgcaaatatgttgctactgctctcaataaCACCGCTGCCCAGAATTGATCAGGCGCTATCGACAAAGGTCAGtgggaaaaagttgtgatggactactttctggaggacgaCCGTGCCATGCTGACTTTCTCTAGGACTGTAAATGTATCAGACGATGAGGAAATCCCTGATTTAGGTAAACACATTTAATTGAAGAAGACATTGTAGAGTCTTCTGATGACTGTGATGGGGAAGAAACGGCGATCAACCGTGTTGTTGTCACGGAAGACATTAacctgagttttgaaatcagtggatcACAACGGGCCAAACAAGCTGTGCAAACTAAATGGAAAAGACACAGGATGGCTTATTTAATGAAAGGGGTTGCAGGCTGCCGTGAAGCTttcatccatgtatatgggtaagaatCTAACTACAGTTTCAGAGAGTACACTACCGtccaaacgtttggggtcactaagaaatttcctttattttttaaagaaaataaaaaatgttggtccattaaaataacatcaaattaatcagaaatacagtgtagacattgttaatgttgtaaatgactattgtagctggaaatggcagattttttactttggtgtacagaggcccattatcagcaaccatcactcctgtgttccaatggcacgttgtgttagctaatccaagttcacattaaatagtacccgcaaaacaccaggtATTATTTAACGAAGCTTCCAGTTGGGTGTAGtcaaaggagagctctccagtaggtaccaaaacattccaaGGCCCTTTTCTCAAAACTAGGTTTACAAGTGTATCAACTTTCAAAACAGAATAACTTTCCCCATTGTTCGACaaaagaccgaatccaggtggtgagtcacatatgatcttgttgccatctgattCAAAATGTCATAGAAAAATCAACCCCGCAGATCTCCCCCTGTTCTTTGCCGTGCACTGATTGTATTACTGCTgatgatgatatctggaaatgtgcatgtataCACTGGTCCGTCTACGGTTGCTAGCcacaattctgacttgtgctccgaattctgcttcactgatttctgcttacGTAAatgcctgggttttctgcacattaacactagaagcttattacccaaaatgtatcaattgaaagtgtgggttcacagctccaatccagatgtgttggccATTACTGAAACATTGTTAAGAAAGAGTGTTCTgaacactgatgttaacctttctggttataacatttttcggcaagacagatcttccaaaggtggtggagtggcaatctttaccaaggaacacATTCAGTGCTCGGTAGTCTGTTCCCAACCAACTTGATTAGCTGGTTTTAAGCTTTCAAGTAGctatttgttgactgttgctgagTGCTATCACCCACCTGTACCCAAACTGCCCTACCTAacatggtttagaccctttcttctttaaggttgtgGCCCCTATCATAGTTCAGCCTCTTTCACCTTTTTAACATGTCTTTCCTCTCTGGGGAGTTTCCCAGTGCTTGGAAGGTACTGGAAAATCCTAACTGTCATAGGTCAATTTCTATCTTGTCCTTTTTATCAAAagtcaactgactggctttcttggtctatagtattctctctggtatgccaTCTGGTTTCTGCttaggttatggatgtgtcactgcaacatAAAGGTCTTATATTTTGTCACCATTGCttttgattctaagcaatgttgtgctgctacagTTATTGatttggccaaagcttttgatacgatagaccattccattcttgtggatCGGCTAAGGAATATTGGTGTCTGAGGAGTATTTGGCCTGGTTTGCCAACTACCTCTTCAGAGTGTGCAGTGTGTAAAGTCAGAACGtttgctgtctcagccactgcctgtcaacAAGGGAGTACCCTAAGGCTCGATCCTAGGACCCACGCTCTTCTTAATGTACATTAACATAGCTCAGGCTACTGTACCTGGTTCCAACTTTCCTCTAGCCACCACGCAGTCGTAGCCGGTAGGAGCCTCCTTCAGGGAGCTGTCGTCCATAGTGATAGTCTTTTCCTTCCCCAGCGCCACCTCGTTCAGAAACATCACCCCCCTGTCTTTAGATGTACGCACTACACAGGGACAGGACACATATGTAGTAAGTAGCACGGTATTTCTTCACAAAACGAACAGTGTCGTAGTAGTGCACCTAACAGTCTTATACTCACTACATGAACATACATTTGGAAATTGACTGGATATTCCGAAGATGACGTCTAAATTAGATCCCGGTAGTTCAGCCACATGGTAGCTATAGCCTCACCGTATACAGCTGACTTGCTGTTCTCCGAGGCAAAGTAGATGCCCCTGCCCACACGGCCCCCTGACTGGGGCATGATCCGCAGCCCGCCCTTCAAGATGGCTGCCACCACTGCCACATTGGTACCATGCCACAGCAGACGCCGGTTCTCTAGACCATCGTTCTCCCTGAATCTCTCCGCCTGGGGAGAACAATCCCCACAGAAAGATCAATCAGCCTTAAATACTAACGCTAAGTCAAACAAACCTACAGttataacaatatattatttgttatttattttgtacATGCATCAGCACAAAAATCAAGATCACAGCAAATTTGTAAAAAAATGAATGCTGTATTACATACTACAAGAATTATGACATGAAGTTGTTGTGCCATATGTTACCcacctcagtctctctgtccacctcccaGACATCTATAATCTTTGGCTGGTGGTGGCTACTTGCAGTGGCCTTCAGGTATTTCTCTATTAGCTTTAAATGAGGCAAGAATGGAAATACAATGGAAGCTTAACATTTACAATATTCTTCTCTTTTGTAGTATAAATTATGCTTTGTCACAGTAAATATAGTCACCCATTTAAATATGACAATCCGCATATCACTAAAGACTTGTCTGATTTTGAACAATACAGTGGTGTTTGTATAGAATTCAACTTCTATTAGAGACCACGGTACCTTGAATTCCTGTGTATCTCTTTGTAGTAGAGCAAGTTTGCAGCTGAGAGACAGATAGTTTTGGTCCAGTGGATGAGGTACTTTCTCCACCTCCATCTGTTCCTGGGCCTTCTCAGTCTCAGCCTTCAAGTTCTGGGCTATCTCTATATCAGCCAGCACCTGCAGGGGACAGCACAGTCAGGAATGGGATCAGGCCTGGACAAGACCACTCATCATGATTAGGGCCAGGAGTTTCACCAGACTTGATCAGGGAAAACTGGGTTCTTATTGTAGGCTATTAAAAAACTATTGGCCCTAAATAGTACTGATCAAGATCAATGTCATTCCATAAAGCACAATTCTGTGACAGCGTCTAATCAAGTACAAGGTGATCTCACCAGAAgcatctccttcttcttctccacgATCTCGGAACTGTCGATGACCGGGGGCCTGGTGCGTCCAAAGTTGTGTGGGATGGTGGTGAAGAACTTGGAGGAGAGTTCCTCCAGTTTGGGCCTGCTGGCGTTAATGGCTCCCTCAATCTCCTCCAGCACCTCAAAGCCCTTAGCAATCTGCATCTTGCTCAGCTTCCCCAGGGGCATCTTCTTTATGTCTGGTGGCCCAAAGAGAGAGTGGCAATAAGGGGGATATGATTACACACATATCACTGCTCTGTCTGAGTTCATATGTTAGACACCTGCACAGTTTATATAGGCCTATGTTGACTGCTCTCCTCTACATTAGTAAATGTGGTAGTTAGGGAACTTGCAACAGCTGAATAAACATTGTATACATTTTACAGTCCTACTTACATTATAGATCAGACAGACTAGGTTTTTATATGGATTAGACATTTAGCTCCAGATCGCCAGGCTTTACCCTCCATTTAAAATGACTAATGATTTAGGATGCTCTTCTCTGATCACATAGAGCAGATGCCTGGGATTCCCTGACATCAGTTTAACAGCCTAGGAAATCATTGCACTGAAAGAGTAAAACACAATGCAACAAGCAGTCCAGTCCAACAGGTATGTTACATAACAGAACATGTGTACATAGACAGACCACAACCAGGCTTACTGACTGAGGAACAGAAAGTTGCTTCAGTGCTGGAGGGGTACAGGTGGTATGATGGACAGATTGACACCCACCCAGGTTCATGCACTCCATGGCCTCTTTGAACATGTCATTGCTGAAGATGAGCTGGATGAGCTTCTGCGTGGGGCTGTCCAGGGTGCAAGGGAGGATGTTTCTGGGGCCCTTGCCAATCTTCCCATCAACACAGTCCACCTGCAAAAACCAGAAGAGAGCATGTAATAGAGAGGGAACAAAAATGGACACAGCAAAACTATAATGAGTCAACCTGACCACCTGAGTGTATTGTAAGACTTACTAATTAAAGGAGCCAGGAAGGTAAAATGTTGTTATTCTTTAGAGTATGGATGGGCGATGTCTGAAATTACATTTTAGCCTACCCTTTAAAAACTAATATTACAGCCAAATCAagtgaaggctattgctatttcatCATCTTAAGCATCTGGGTAAGGGCATTTGCGTAATTCTTTCTTCCTTTAGGCTACTTCAGActgtaaataatacaaataaaaaggcATTTCACTTAGTAACTATAGAATAGTCTACCTTATACTACCTTATACTAAATCAGAAAAAAACAATGGCTGACTTGTTGGTGTTAAGCAGTCCTTCAGTTTCAGGCAATGGATGGACAGACTACAAACCTCCAACATTTACAAGTCCATCATCCTGCAGAGTTTGCTACTCTGGGCAGAAAAATGTGAACATGCTGGTGTTTGCTGCCAAAAACCTTTAGGTAGGTCTAAgacatggtaaaaaaaaaaaaaactaaacctAATGGTTCCTCATTGCACTGTATTTAAATGTAGCCTATATTCAGATCCAGATACATCTTATTCGAAAGACAAAGCCTATAGATTAAACTAAAATATTCTGTCAAATCCTTAGACTTACATGCATAGCTTTTTTGGACTCATTTGTTATTTTAGTACTTATTTTGTTCAGGctactttatttattttgtaacTTGGACTATACTTAGGATTTGTACAGTTCGAAATGCAAAAAAACATATGCTAACTGGCCTATTCATTTTTTGCCAAAGACAATGTTTATTCAAGTGTTATAAAGAATGTTATAGGCTAAATAATTAGATTTTCAGGCGCTGACTTGTGTGTTGGTGTAATTTTGCTCATCTTAAGCTTGAAAAAAAACAATTGGCCAGTTtgggatatggctttttctttgcaactctccATAGAAGGCCGGCATCCCATAGTCGCCTCTtgactgttgacgttgagactggtgttttgcgggtactatttaatgtagctgccagttgaggacttttgaggcatctgtttctcaaattagacactttaatgtacttgtcctcttgctcagttgtgcaccgaggcCTCCCACTCCCCTTTGGATTCTGGTTAGAGcaagtttgcgctgttctgtgaagggagtagtacacagcgttgtacgagatcttcagtttcctgACAAttcctcgcatggaatagccatgatttctcagaacaagaatagactgacgagttacagaataaagtgctttgtttctggccattttgaccctgtaatcgaacccacaaatgctgatgctccagatactcatctAGTCGAAAGAAGGCCAGTGTTactgcttctttaaatcagaaaacagttttcagctgtgctaacaattgcaaaagggttttctaatgatcaattagccttttaaaatgataaacttggattagctaacacaacgtgccatttgaacacaggagtgatggttgctgataatgggcctctgtacgcccatgtagatattccattaaaagcagtttccagcaacaatagtcatttacaacattaacaatgtctgcactgtatttctgatcaatttgatgttattttaaaattgacattttttgcttttctttcaaaaacaaggacatttctaagtgaccacaaactgtatgtatgtatgtatgtatatatatatatatatgtgtgtgtgtatatattatatacacacacatatacatacagtgaggagaagtatttgataacctgcaaaatcggcagcgtttcctacttacaaagcatgtagaggtttgtaatttttatcataggtacacttcaactgtgagagacggaatctaaaataaaaatccagaaaatcacattgtatgatttttaagtaattcatttgcatttaaTTGCATGAAAAAAGTATtcgatacatcagaaaagcataacttaatatttggtacagaaacctttgtttgcaattagagagatcatatgtttcctgtagttcttgatcaggtttgcacacactgcagcagagaTTTTGGCCCAGAATGatgcttccacctccatgcttcacggttgggatggtattcttggggttgtactcatccttcttcctccaaacacggcgagtggagtttagaccaaaaagctctatttttttgtctcatcagaccacatgaccttctcccattcctcctctggatcatccagatggtcattggcaaacttcagaccggcctggacatgcgctggcttgagcagggggaccttgcgtgcgctgcaggattttaatccatgacggcgtagtgttactaatggttttctttgagactgtggtcccagctctcttcaggtcattgaccaggtcctgccgtgtagttctgggctgatccctcaccttcctcatgatcattgatgccccacgaggtgagatcttgcatggagccccagactgagggtgattgaccgtcatcttgaacttcttccattttcgaataattgcgccaacagttgttgccttctcaccaagctgattgcctattgtcctgcagcacatcccagccttgtgcaggtctacaattgtatccctgatgtccttacacagctccctggtcttggccattgtggagaggttggagtctgtttgattgagtgtgtggacaggtgtcttttaaaacaggtgcagttaatacaggtaataagtggagaacaggagggcttgtTAAagaaaaaactaacaggtctgcgagagccagaattcttactggttggtaggtgatcaaatacttatgtcatgcaataaaatgcaaataatttacttaaaaattatacaatgtgattttctggatttttgttttagattccgtctctcacagttgaagtgtacctatgataaaaattacagacctctacatgctttgcaagtgggaaaacctgcaaaattggcagtgtatcaaatacttgttctccccactgtgtgtgtgtgtgtgtgtgtgtgtatatatatatatatatatatatacacatacatacacacacatctctatctatatatacacacacctacatacgCGCGcacacagtcgtggccaaaagttttgagaatgacacaaatattaatttccacaaagtttgctgcttcagtgtcttgagatatttttgtcagatggtATTATGGAATACTGaaatataattacaagcatttcataagtgtcaaaggcttttattgacaattacatgaagttgaagcaaagagtcaatatttgcagtgttg
Proteins encoded in this region:
- the parp3 gene encoding protein mono-ADP-ribosyltransferase PARP3, translated to MAPKRRAASSTEANKAGGKKVKQEPDTPKDAFTSAKEALKAAGPEVKGKRKADEHCLLSEQHSGRVYEDYDCMLNQTNIGNNNNKFYVIQVLCIDDSYYCWTRWGRVGETGQSNLSDLSNSPDKAIKDFEKKFKDKTKNSWKERDNFVSHPGKYTLIEVDGDQDAEVKVDCVDGKIGKGPRNILPCTLDSPTQKLIQLIFSNDMFKEAMECMNLDIKKMPLGKLSKMQIAKGFEVLEEIEGAINASRPKLEELSSKFFTTIPHNFGRTRPPVIDSSEIVEKKKEMLLVLADIEIAQNLKAETEKAQEQMEVEKVPHPLDQNYLSLSCKLALLQRDTQEFKLIEKYLKATASSHHQPKIIDVWEVDRETEAERFRENDGLENRRLLWHGTNVAVVAAILKGGLRIMPQSGGRVGRGIYFASENSKSAVYVRTSKDRGVMFLNEVALGKEKTITMDDSSLKEAPTGYDCVVARGKLEPDPSKDIFLTLDGKQVAVPQGKPIKQPQYKDSYFSNSEYLVYKENQCRIRYLLELKF